Proteins encoded within one genomic window of Paraglaciecola psychrophila 170:
- a CDS encoding energy transducer TonB — protein MLAGVALANLAETAHSVDSSTMASPVLRIEPKYPVEAARNKQEGSIILQFDIDKDGSTDNIQVIESFPQQVFDKNSITALKQWTYKPRIQGGQAQRQTGLTVQLDYKMDNIDEGQSAMNSSIEKIKVQH, from the coding sequence TTGCTTGCCGGTGTCGCGTTAGCCAACTTAGCTGAAACGGCACACTCAGTCGACAGCTCCACAATGGCTTCACCCGTGCTCAGAATTGAGCCCAAATATCCAGTTGAGGCTGCACGAAATAAACAAGAAGGATCAATCATATTACAGTTTGATATTGATAAAGATGGTTCAACCGATAACATCCAAGTGATCGAATCATTCCCACAACAGGTCTTCGATAAAAACTCCATAACTGCCCTAAAACAATGGACATACAAACCAAGGATCCAAGGCGGTCAAGCGCAAAGGCAAACGGGTTTAACAGTGCAATTAGATTATAAAATGGATAATATCGATGAAGGTCAATCTGCTATGAATTCCAGTATAGAAAAAATCAAAGTCCAACATTAA
- a CDS encoding methyltransferase family protein — translation MPSIFFALLWHIGASGILVAFADIWEFRKAKTTIDPTKPKKTSYLVSGDIYRVTRNPMYLGMQLIIIAAIFKFGNVYSFITLPAFILYITEFQTKSEERIIEIIFGEEYVFYKKKVRRWL, via the coding sequence ATGCCATCTATATTTTTTGCCCTGCTTTGGCATATTGGCGCCTCTGGAATATTGGTGGCTTTTGCAGACATCTGGGAGTTTAGGAAAGCCAAAACCACAATTGATCCTACCAAACCCAAAAAGACCAGTTATCTGGTATCAGGCGATATCTATCGTGTCACCAGAAACCCCATGTATTTGGGCATGCAACTCATAATTATTGCAGCCATTTTTAAATTTGGTAACGTCTACAGTTTCATCACCCTGCCCGCTTTTATCCTTTACATCACAGAATTTCAAACTAAATCTGAAGAACGCATCATCGAAATAATTTTTGGGGAAGAGTATGTTTTCTACAAGAAAAAGGTGAGGCGCTGGTTATAA
- the cysS gene encoding cysteine--tRNA ligase, protein MLHIYNTLTRQKEQFKPLQAGKVGLYVCGITVYDVCHVGHARTYLSFDLMVRYMRSRGLEVKYVRNITDVDDKIISRANEQGLTPDQFTEKTIARMHEDFAAIGLLEPDVEPRVTTHIPEIINVIQRLIDKGYAYQADSGDVLFEVSTYADYGRLGRQDLDQLNSGSRVAVAAEKRDPLDFVLWKSVKPGEPFWESPWGNGRPGWHIECSAMNHKHLGEHFDIHGGGSDLTFPHHENEVAQSCCAFDTPYVNYWMHTGMVQVNQEKMSKSLGNFFTLRDVLEVYDAETVRYFLMSAQYRSQLSYSDSFIQQARASLERLYTALRDVTPNMDVDVSMGDYQTRFNQAMDDDFNTPEAFAILFDLAKEINKSDEQQAADLAGVMIKLADILGILQQAPNDFLQGSAGGVQDDVFEIEALIKARNDARTNKDWAAADAARDALNALNVVLEDSANGTTWRRS, encoded by the coding sequence ATGTTACATATATACAACACCCTAACCCGTCAGAAAGAGCAATTTAAACCATTGCAAGCAGGTAAGGTGGGGTTGTATGTATGCGGTATTACTGTTTATGACGTATGTCACGTTGGGCACGCCCGTACTTATTTGAGTTTCGATTTAATGGTGCGCTATATGCGCTCTCGTGGACTTGAAGTGAAGTATGTTCGTAACATTACCGATGTAGACGATAAAATTATCTCAAGAGCGAATGAGCAAGGTTTAACCCCAGATCAGTTTACTGAAAAAACCATAGCGCGTATGCATGAAGATTTTGCGGCTATCGGTTTACTTGAGCCTGATGTTGAACCGCGCGTTACCACCCATATCCCTGAGATTATCAACGTAATTCAGCGCCTTATCGATAAAGGGTATGCCTATCAGGCGGACAGTGGCGATGTGCTGTTCGAAGTCAGTACCTACGCCGACTATGGAAGACTAGGACGACAAGACCTAGATCAGCTTAATTCTGGATCACGTGTTGCAGTGGCTGCTGAAAAGCGCGATCCACTAGACTTCGTATTATGGAAATCAGTTAAACCGGGTGAGCCTTTCTGGGAGTCTCCTTGGGGCAATGGACGACCGGGTTGGCATATCGAATGTTCCGCTATGAATCACAAACATTTAGGTGAACATTTTGATATCCATGGAGGTGGTTCTGATTTGACCTTTCCCCATCATGAAAACGAAGTGGCTCAATCTTGCTGCGCGTTTGATACACCTTATGTGAATTATTGGATGCACACCGGAATGGTGCAAGTAAACCAAGAAAAAATGTCTAAATCACTTGGTAATTTCTTTACTTTGCGAGATGTCTTAGAAGTATACGATGCCGAAACTGTACGTTATTTCTTAATGTCTGCTCAGTACCGCAGTCAGTTAAGCTATTCAGATAGTTTTATTCAACAAGCTCGCGCTTCACTAGAGCGTTTGTATACCGCTTTGCGCGATGTTACGCCGAATATGGATGTTGATGTCTCGATGGGGGATTATCAAACGCGTTTTAATCAAGCTATGGATGATGACTTTAATACGCCTGAAGCTTTCGCAATATTGTTCGACTTGGCCAAAGAAATCAATAAATCTGATGAACAGCAAGCTGCCGATTTAGCCGGTGTGATGATAAAATTGGCAGATATCCTAGGCATCTTACAACAAGCACCGAATGACTTTTTACAAGGCTCCGCAGGTGGTGTTCAGGATGACGTTTTTGAAATTGAAGCATTGATCAAAGCTCGTAACGATGCACGGACTAACAAAGACTGGGCTGCGGCTGATGCTGCACGAGATGCGCTAAACGCATTAAATGTGGTGCTTGAAGACTCAGCCAATGGCACAACTTGGAGACGCAGTTAA
- a CDS encoding peptidylprolyl isomerase, with the protein MVKIHTNYGVITLTLFADKAPITVANFLDYVKEGFYDNTIFHRVIDGFMVQGGGFEPGMDQKESKATIQNEANNGLVNNLGTVAMARTNEPHSATAQFFINVGDNSFLNFRSESTDGWGYCVFAEVSDGMDVVEKIRAVATGNSGYHQDVPVEDVVIQKAEIVE; encoded by the coding sequence ATGGTTAAAATCCATACCAATTATGGTGTTATCACTCTAACTTTATTTGCCGACAAAGCCCCTATTACAGTTGCCAACTTTTTGGACTATGTAAAAGAAGGTTTTTACGACAACACAATTTTTCATCGGGTGATTGACGGTTTTATGGTCCAAGGCGGCGGATTTGAACCGGGCATGGATCAAAAAGAAAGCAAAGCGACAATCCAAAACGAAGCCAATAATGGTTTAGTCAATAACCTTGGCACAGTAGCCATGGCACGCACTAACGAACCTCATTCTGCTACCGCACAGTTTTTTATTAATGTCGGGGATAATAGCTTTTTAAACTTCAGAAGTGAAAGTACTGATGGTTGGGGATACTGCGTATTTGCAGAAGTTTCTGATGGTATGGATGTAGTTGAAAAAATTAGAGCTGTAGCGACTGGTAATTCTGGTTATCATCAAGATGTGCCTGTAGAAGATGTAGTTATTCAAAAAGCTGAAATAGTCGAATAA
- a CDS encoding LysM peptidoglycan-binding domain-containing protein yields the protein MRLHTLLSLALIGTLSACNATTNSEQASQLEQEHQIAEQILVSCGQPENQAEEHFDCESAASGTIPITHPVETVEVAVEVPEKIAEAAADIEVKDVWQRVRSQLRFEFEDNNRIAAQRNWYLKHPNYMKRVAIRAKPFLHLIVEKMEQQNMPLELVLLPIVESAFDPFAYSHGRAAGMWQFIPSTGKRFGMKQTWWYDGRRDVMASTQGAIDYLNYLVNMFDGNWLHALAAYNSGEGRVQRSIRKNKRMGKPTDFWNLDLPRETRAYVPKLLALADILDNSDQYSFEWPEINNIPLTQEVTIGSQIDLALAAEMAGLTVKELHALNPGYNRWATDPNGPYNLLLPIDKVEKFSTELAKTDSSERLNWVRHKVRTGDSLLRLANKYHTNTDIISKVNELKSNVIIAGNYLIIPVALKSLDSYSLSQDQRLAKTQSKKSGAYKINHTVKSGDTFWDLSREYKVNLRQLAKWNGMAPTDTLRPGKKLVVWVDNVSKGQRKDAVMRTLTYTVRNGDSLARIAGKFNVKVSDIQKWNQAKLKKYLQPGQKLKIFVDVTRT from the coding sequence TTGCGTTTACACACTCTACTATCATTGGCCCTAATCGGGACTTTATCTGCTTGTAATGCCACAACAAATAGCGAACAAGCTAGTCAACTTGAACAAGAACACCAAATTGCTGAGCAAATATTAGTCTCGTGTGGACAACCTGAAAATCAAGCAGAAGAGCATTTTGATTGTGAATCAGCCGCATCAGGCACAATACCTATTACTCATCCAGTTGAAACAGTAGAAGTGGCTGTTGAGGTACCAGAAAAAATAGCTGAAGCCGCCGCTGATATAGAAGTTAAAGACGTATGGCAAAGAGTGCGGAGTCAGCTTAGATTTGAATTTGAAGATAACAATCGTATTGCAGCGCAGCGTAATTGGTATCTTAAACATCCCAATTATATGAAGCGTGTGGCTATAAGGGCCAAGCCTTTCTTGCACTTAATCGTTGAAAAAATGGAACAGCAAAATATGCCTTTAGAGCTGGTGCTGCTTCCCATTGTTGAGAGTGCTTTTGACCCGTTTGCTTATTCTCATGGACGTGCCGCTGGCATGTGGCAGTTTATCCCTTCTACAGGTAAACGTTTTGGTATGAAACAAACGTGGTGGTACGACGGCCGACGTGACGTAATGGCGTCGACTCAAGGCGCTATCGATTATTTGAATTACTTAGTTAATATGTTTGATGGTAATTGGTTACATGCATTGGCCGCATACAACAGCGGTGAAGGACGTGTACAACGATCGATCAGAAAAAATAAGAGAATGGGTAAGCCAACTGATTTTTGGAACTTGGATTTACCTAGAGAAACCCGTGCATACGTACCTAAACTCCTCGCGCTTGCCGATATTTTAGATAACAGCGATCAGTATAGTTTTGAATGGCCTGAGATTAACAATATCCCGTTGACTCAAGAAGTCACCATAGGCTCACAGATAGATTTAGCTTTAGCGGCAGAAATGGCCGGGCTCACAGTCAAAGAGTTACACGCTCTTAACCCCGGTTACAATCGCTGGGCTACCGATCCTAATGGGCCATATAACTTGTTACTGCCCATAGACAAGGTCGAAAAATTCTCTACTGAACTAGCCAAAACCGATAGCTCAGAGCGCTTAAATTGGGTCAGGCATAAAGTCAGAACTGGTGATAGTTTATTAAGACTAGCAAACAAATATCATACTAATACCGATATCATCAGCAAAGTGAACGAGTTAAAAAGTAATGTGATTATCGCGGGCAATTATCTGATCATTCCGGTTGCTCTAAAATCCTTAGACTCTTATTCATTATCTCAAGACCAGCGCTTGGCTAAAACCCAGTCTAAAAAAAGTGGTGCATATAAAATTAATCATACGGTTAAAAGTGGCGATACCTTTTGGGATCTTAGCCGAGAGTACAAAGTCAATTTACGGCAACTGGCGAAGTGGAATGGTATGGCACCAACAGATACGCTGCGCCCAGGTAAAAAATTAGTGGTGTGGGTTGATAACGTGAGCAAGGGGCAACGTAAAGATGCGGTTATGCGCACACTCACTTACACCGTGCGTAATGGTGATTCACTTGCGCGTATAGCCGGAAAATTTAATGTCAAAGTAAGTGACATACAAAAATGGAATCAAGCCAAGCTTAAAAAATACCTTCAGCCAGGGCAAAAGTTGAAAATTTTTGTTGATGTAACTCGCACCTAA
- the lpxH gene encoding UDP-2,3-diacylglucosamine diphosphatase: MTLTPSNSPTPFTYFISDLHLSAARDDINQCFFEFLREKAPQADALYVLGDLFEVWIGDDDQNSFTLSIAKAFSTLRQSGVPIYFIHGNRDFLIRQRFATQAGFKILPEQVVIDLYGEPTLIMHGDELCTMDIEYQAFRKKARSWWWPRIMLSLPLSTRRKLASKGRATSKQKQSKLSAEIMDVTSQEVITCMQKFAVKKLIHGHTHRPAIHRLEIDGQPAQRIVLGDWYDQGSVLKVSEEHTTLSSLNLQSD; encoded by the coding sequence ATGACTCTGACCCCATCGAATTCACCGACTCCTTTTACATACTTTATTTCCGATTTACATTTATCTGCTGCCAGAGATGACATTAATCAATGTTTTTTTGAGTTTCTGCGTGAAAAAGCACCACAAGCTGACGCTTTATATGTATTAGGGGATTTGTTTGAGGTATGGATTGGCGACGACGATCAAAACAGTTTTACGTTGAGCATTGCTAAGGCATTTAGCACCTTACGACAATCTGGCGTGCCTATTTATTTTATTCATGGCAATCGAGACTTTTTAATCCGCCAGCGCTTTGCTACACAAGCAGGTTTTAAAATATTGCCAGAACAAGTGGTAATCGATTTATACGGCGAGCCAACTCTTATAATGCATGGCGATGAACTGTGTACTATGGACATCGAGTATCAAGCTTTTCGTAAAAAGGCTCGCAGTTGGTGGTGGCCAAGAATTATGTTGAGCTTACCTTTATCGACACGCCGCAAGCTCGCCAGCAAAGGTCGCGCTACCAGCAAACAGAAACAATCTAAGCTGAGCGCTGAAATCATGGATGTCACATCACAAGAAGTCATAACATGCATGCAAAAGTTTGCAGTCAAAAAGCTGATACACGGACATACTCATAGGCCTGCCATACACCGATTAGAAATTGACGGCCAGCCAGCTCAGCGAATAGTGTTAGGTGATTGGTATGATCAAGGCAGCGTTCTTAAAGTATCAGAAGAACATACAACGCTAAGCTCGCTTAATCTGCAGTCCGACTAA
- a CDS encoding BlaI/MecI/CopY family transcriptional regulator, giving the protein MITETIKTDITKTEFEVLDALWEQYPASANEIIQRLSQNKPWHEKTVKTLISRLVKKHVIDFDKQQRSYLYFPLVERSTYIQKESKSLVSRLFGGKVAPLVAGFANSDSLSQEDVDELKSLIKKWEQDND; this is encoded by the coding sequence ATGATAACAGAAACAATAAAAACAGATATCACTAAAACAGAATTTGAAGTACTCGATGCATTATGGGAACAATACCCCGCCTCAGCCAACGAAATTATCCAACGCTTAAGTCAAAACAAACCATGGCATGAGAAAACCGTTAAAACCTTGATCAGTAGATTGGTTAAAAAACATGTTATCGACTTTGATAAGCAACAACGTAGTTATTTGTATTTTCCTTTAGTTGAACGCAGCACTTATATTCAAAAGGAAAGTAAAAGTTTAGTCAGTCGTTTGTTTGGTGGGAAGGTAGCACCATTAGTTGCAGGTTTTGCTAACTCAGACTCATTGTCCCAAGAAGATGTAGATGAGCTTAAATCCCTGATTAAAAAGTGGGAGCAAGACAATGACTAA
- a CDS encoding alkaline phosphatase PhoX — MTKEILGSFKLSAIALSLAIGLFACEGDDGTTGPIGNVGEQGDNGAVGADGQSGRSVPLLTRLATVPRGAEVTGAFLSDAGDLFFNVQHPSDANSEEDSSGKVYNRGTVGVLSGVNFNRLPSKIADSPVPETEFERQTVMTALGEYQVIGQTNDVFAELGAKGLAKGLGIHYGIMSGDKIIENNAPDFNGFVSTGANEGYLFTNWESYPGGMSRMKIIKDNVGSWSVTEAMMLDFDSVQGTAANCFGSVSPWGTPLTSEEWIVRSDVNSTTDASWNDPANTSTDNMEALTAPDFPNPYRYGYIAEVTAPTSDAPIVVKHFTVGRYEHENSTVMPDRKTMYSSQDDTGGVLFKFIADAAEDLTSGTLYGAKLKQDVGSTEPATTGFDVTWVELAKSDNATIGAWIAEYDGIGTDDYVEGKTSYMTIADVKAWADGDATYPLVENGGSFVTAGQPMDDRSAFLESRQAAKMKGATAEWRKLEGISINHDRALEAVGGVESIADENVTEAFMYIGISDIDNTMIDDEGDIQLSARVKDCGGVYRAKLEENYDLARIEPVVMGGTYRSTLTGAERCDVNQLSQPDNVIVMRDGRIIIGEDGFQENNTLWMFDPKGE; from the coding sequence ATGACAAAAGAAATTTTAGGAAGCTTTAAGTTATCTGCTATAGCACTTTCGTTAGCAATAGGTCTATTTGCCTGTGAAGGTGATGATGGTACTACAGGACCAATTGGGAATGTAGGCGAACAAGGAGATAATGGAGCTGTAGGTGCTGATGGTCAATCAGGACGTTCCGTACCTTTACTAACACGACTCGCTACCGTTCCTAGAGGTGCAGAGGTCACAGGTGCTTTTTTATCAGATGCAGGAGATTTGTTCTTTAATGTGCAGCATCCATCTGATGCAAACTCAGAAGAGGATTCAAGCGGTAAAGTGTATAACAGAGGAACGGTTGGTGTACTTAGTGGTGTGAATTTTAACCGTTTACCTTCCAAAATTGCAGATTCTCCGGTCCCTGAAACTGAATTTGAGCGTCAAACAGTTATGACCGCTTTAGGGGAATATCAGGTGATTGGTCAAACAAATGACGTCTTTGCAGAACTTGGGGCGAAAGGTTTAGCTAAGGGACTGGGGATCCATTATGGCATTATGTCTGGCGACAAAATTATTGAAAACAATGCACCAGATTTTAACGGCTTTGTTTCTACTGGCGCAAATGAAGGTTATTTGTTTACCAATTGGGAATCGTACCCAGGGGGTATGAGCCGCATGAAAATTATAAAAGATAACGTAGGTAGCTGGTCTGTCACTGAAGCAATGATGCTTGATTTTGATTCAGTTCAGGGAACTGCCGCTAACTGTTTTGGTTCGGTTTCTCCATGGGGAACGCCACTTACTTCCGAAGAATGGATTGTTCGTTCAGACGTCAACTCCACTACCGATGCTAGTTGGAATGATCCAGCCAATACTAGCACCGATAATATGGAAGCACTGACTGCTCCAGATTTCCCTAATCCTTATCGCTACGGATATATTGCAGAAGTAACAGCACCAACAAGTGATGCACCTATAGTAGTGAAGCATTTCACCGTTGGGCGTTATGAACATGAAAACTCGACTGTTATGCCTGACCGTAAAACGATGTATTCGTCTCAAGATGATACCGGCGGCGTTTTATTCAAATTTATTGCAGATGCAGCTGAAGATTTAACTTCTGGTACGTTATATGGCGCTAAATTGAAGCAAGATGTGGGTAGTACAGAACCTGCTACAACTGGCTTTGATGTGACTTGGGTTGAGTTAGCTAAAAGTGACAATGCTACCATCGGAGCTTGGATTGCTGAATATGATGGTATTGGTACTGATGATTATGTGGAAGGTAAAACAAGCTACATGACTATAGCAGACGTAAAAGCATGGGCTGATGGAGATGCTACTTATCCTCTAGTTGAAAATGGCGGAAGTTTTGTTACAGCAGGGCAGCCAATGGACGATAGATCTGCTTTTTTGGAGTCTCGTCAAGCAGCAAAAATGAAAGGTGCGACTGCTGAATGGAGAAAACTTGAAGGTATCAGTATTAATCATGATCGCGCGTTAGAAGCTGTGGGTGGTGTTGAGTCAATTGCAGATGAAAACGTAACCGAAGCCTTTATGTATATCGGTATATCGGATATTGATAATACTATGATTGATGATGAAGGTGATATTCAGTTATCTGCCAGAGTGAAAGATTGTGGCGGTGTTTATCGAGCCAAGCTAGAAGAAAACTATGACCTTGCGCGTATTGAACCTGTTGTTATGGGGGGAACATACCGCTCAACACTAACCGGTGCTGAACGCTGTGATGTCAATCAATTATCTCAACCAGATAATGTCATTGTTATGCGTGATGGCCGGATTATCATAGGCGAAGATGGCTTCCAAGAAAATAATACCTTGTGGATGTTCGACCCCAAAGGTGAATAA
- a CDS encoding ion transporter has translation MLNFSYSKLKSSHEGPWIILDLLMLALLIINLIWLLFDGLFATQAFKSVLASISPDLVTGYAPVHENFVLYDLAFVVVFLTEFCIRWIASVMRKTYVRWYFFPFIHWYDLIGCIPLGGARIFRFLRIFSIFYRLQKYEIIDLRNTAVYRFIIFYYDVLVEELSDRIVVKVLSDAQKDIAAGSPLIEDISQQVLASRLPILTQWLSSVMVHIGESIEHDDHGESVRSHVQKSVGKAVRGNSQVSTLKLVPMLGSTIEKTLEKSVTDIVTQSIINLLKDITPDKIDDFVEHGIGRFSSEDHMLDQEVLLIVNECLELVKQHVSQQRWKDSFDSKDPQVDTSLDEIT, from the coding sequence ATGCTTAACTTTAGTTATTCCAAACTTAAATCTAGCCATGAAGGACCATGGATAATTCTTGATTTATTGATGCTTGCATTACTCATCATCAACTTAATCTGGCTACTATTTGATGGGTTATTTGCCACCCAAGCGTTTAAGTCTGTCTTAGCGTCTATATCGCCAGACTTAGTAACGGGTTATGCGCCAGTCCATGAAAACTTTGTACTCTATGACTTAGCTTTTGTGGTTGTTTTTCTGACTGAATTTTGTATTCGTTGGATAGCATCAGTCATGCGTAAAACCTATGTTCGCTGGTACTTTTTCCCCTTTATTCATTGGTACGATTTAATTGGTTGTATTCCTTTGGGTGGAGCAAGAATATTCCGGTTTTTACGGATATTTTCTATTTTTTACCGACTTCAAAAGTATGAAATTATCGATTTACGCAATACCGCAGTGTATCGATTTATTATTTTTTATTACGATGTGTTGGTTGAAGAACTCAGTGACCGAATTGTGGTTAAAGTATTATCTGATGCGCAAAAAGATATCGCTGCAGGTTCACCTTTAATAGAAGATATCAGCCAACAAGTTCTAGCCAGTCGTTTACCCATTTTAACCCAATGGTTATCCTCAGTAATGGTGCATATTGGTGAATCCATAGAACACGACGATCATGGTGAATCTGTTCGCAGTCACGTTCAAAAGAGTGTAGGTAAGGCGGTACGCGGTAATTCACAAGTATCCACCTTGAAATTGGTTCCTATGCTGGGTAGCACCATAGAAAAAACCTTAGAGAAGTCGGTCACCGATATCGTCACACAATCGATAATCAATCTATTAAAAGATATCACTCCAGATAAAATAGATGACTTTGTTGAGCATGGAATTGGCCGTTTCTCCAGCGAAGACCATATGCTCGACCAAGAAGTGTTATTAATTGTAAATGAATGTCTAGAGTTGGTTAAACAACATGTATCGCAGCAGCGTTGGAAAGACTCATTTGACAGTAAAGATCCTCAAGTGGATACATCATTAGATGAAATCACTTGA
- a CDS encoding cold-shock protein, with translation MSKGTVKWFNADKGFGFIAPEDGSKDLFVHHSEIQAGGGYATLTDGQAVEFEVGEGQKGPCANKVVPL, from the coding sequence ATGAGTAAAGGTACAGTTAAGTGGTTCAATGCAGATAAAGGTTTCGGTTTTATTGCTCCTGAAGATGGCAGTAAAGATTTATTCGTTCACCATTCAGAAATTCAAGCTGGTGGCGGATACGCAACTTTGACTGACGGCCAAGCTGTTGAGTTTGAAGTTGGCGAAGGTCAGAAAGGTCCTTGCGCAAATAAAGTTGTACCACTTTAA